A window of Cohnella herbarum contains these coding sequences:
- the rplO gene encoding 50S ribosomal protein L15 → MKLHELSPNEGSTFTRKRVGRGAGSGLGKTSGRGHKGQNARSGGGVRPGFEGGQNPLYRRVPKRGFNNDRFATVFAIVNLDQLNRFEAGTEVTPELLLNEGILKNPKDGIKILGNGDLNVQLTVKAHKFSQSAAEKIQAAGGKTEVI, encoded by the coding sequence CGAACGAAGGCTCGACGTTTACCCGTAAGCGGGTAGGACGCGGAGCCGGTAGCGGTCTCGGCAAAACGTCAGGTCGCGGTCACAAAGGGCAAAACGCTCGTTCCGGTGGCGGTGTACGTCCCGGTTTCGAGGGTGGACAAAACCCATTGTACCGTCGGGTACCGAAGCGCGGATTTAACAATGATCGTTTTGCAACGGTCTTTGCGATTGTCAATCTTGATCAGCTGAACCGTTTTGAAGCTGGTACAGAAGTGACTCCAGAATTGCTTCTTAACGAAGGGATTCTCAAAAATCCAAAAGACGGAATTAAAATTCTGGGCAATGGCGATCTGAACGTGCAGCTGACTGTTAAAGCTCATAAGTTCTCTCAGTCTGCAGCAGAAAAAATTCAGGCCGCCGGCGGTAAAACCGAGGTGATCTAA